The following proteins are co-located in the Paludibaculum fermentans genome:
- a CDS encoding efflux RND transporter periplasmic adaptor subunit, with product MACKKEEVRAGGPPPAVPVTVAKAAIQSVPTGVRAVGTVEAYSTVQVKSLVAGPLMKVHFSEGSDVKAGDLLFEIDPRPYREALRQAQGAAARDESMMRQAEANLARDRAQLRNAEADAARYEQLVKEGVVSRSQYDQYKTTADALRESARADEAAIETARANVETDKATVERARLDLSYCEIRSPLAGRTGNLLVNIGNLVKANGDTALVVINQVAPIFVSFGVPQQQLDAVRRSSQGRQLAVTASVQDGGFQPVQGRLAVIDNAIDATTGTIRLKAVFDNGNHALWPGRFVDVSLTLGTLENAVVVPSEAVQSGQKGPFVYVVKADQTVDLRMVKTGPAVSGKLVIESGVANGETVVTDGQLLLRPGAAVKAVHGVQSGEQGS from the coding sequence ATGGCGTGCAAGAAGGAGGAGGTTCGGGCCGGTGGTCCGCCTCCGGCGGTGCCGGTCACGGTGGCGAAAGCAGCGATCCAATCGGTTCCGACCGGCGTGCGCGCGGTGGGCACCGTAGAAGCGTACTCCACGGTTCAGGTGAAATCACTGGTGGCCGGTCCGCTGATGAAGGTTCACTTCTCCGAAGGCAGCGATGTGAAGGCCGGCGACCTGTTATTCGAGATCGATCCGCGGCCGTACCGGGAAGCTCTGCGGCAGGCGCAGGGTGCGGCGGCGCGCGACGAATCCATGATGCGGCAGGCCGAAGCGAACCTGGCGCGCGACCGGGCGCAACTGCGCAATGCCGAGGCGGATGCGGCGAGGTATGAGCAACTCGTCAAGGAAGGCGTCGTTTCCCGTTCGCAATACGACCAGTACAAGACCACCGCGGATGCGCTGCGCGAATCGGCTCGCGCCGATGAGGCCGCCATTGAGACAGCCAGGGCCAATGTGGAGACGGACAAGGCGACGGTGGAGCGGGCCCGGCTCGACTTGAGCTACTGCGAAATTCGTTCGCCGCTCGCGGGCCGCACGGGCAACCTGCTGGTGAACATCGGCAACCTGGTGAAGGCCAATGGAGACACGGCGCTGGTGGTGATCAACCAGGTGGCCCCGATCTTCGTTTCCTTTGGTGTACCGCAGCAGCAATTGGATGCGGTGCGGCGCAGTAGCCAGGGCCGGCAGTTGGCGGTGACCGCTTCCGTGCAGGACGGCGGATTCCAACCGGTGCAGGGCCGGCTGGCGGTGATCGACAACGCGATCGACGCCACCACGGGCACCATCCGGTTGAAGGCCGTCTTCGACAACGGCAATCACGCCTTGTGGCCGGGCCGGTTTGTGGATGTCTCCCTGACGCTGGGCACGCTCGAAAATGCCGTGGTGGTGCCGTCGGAAGCCGTGCAATCGGGCCAGAAGGGCCCCTTCGTGTACGTCGTGAAGGCCGACCAGACGGTGGACCTGCGCATGGTGAAGACGGGTCCGGCCGTCAGCGGGAAACTCGTCATTGAGAGCG